The sequence tctttatttctctttttttttaccttcttcttcttcttcttcaagaTCCGGGAAATTCTCGACGAATCGTTTTACCGAACGAGAAGGGAACGAAATATACTCGTCGACGACAGGCGACGTCGTTCTACGTCTCCTCTTTGTACTTAATTTTCACTTTGTACAGTGTATCTATCGTTTGTACATAGTACCACACCCGAGTATCCGCTCGGCCGGACGACGTAACGCCGTTCCGTCGACGAGCTCGTCCTTCATTGATCGCGCTTTTCACGACGTACCTGTCTCTAAATCGCTAACGaccagtaaaaaaaaaaaaagaaaagaaacaaaacgtGCACGTTAGATTCACGATGGATCCATCTAAAGCTGTACGATCTGATTTTCAGTACCCCCGCGATGGATCGTCGAGCCGACGGACGTGAGCGTCGAAAGAAACAAACACGTCGCTTTGCATTGTCAAGCTCAGGGCGTGCCTACCCCGACGATCGTTTGGAAAAAAGCCACGGGtgagaaattcatttttaaaaaagtaaaatgttGAAAGTAATCGATTCTTTAAAACAACccttttgaaataaaaaaaaaataaaaataggaaGCAAATCCGGTGAATACGAGGAGTTGCGAGAAAGAGCGTACACGAAAATCCTGAGTAATGGTACCCTGTTATTGCAACACGTGAAAGAAGACAGAGAAGGATTTTATCTCTGTCAAGCGAGTAACGGAATTGGAAGCGGCATCGGCAAAGTGGTACAGTTAAAAGTGAACTGTAAGTACCTCCATATTTGCGGTAGAAATCGAATGGTTTGCGAAACGAGCGACGAGATCGTTCTCGATAAATATTTCTCGTTTTATCGCATGGAACAGCATCTCCGTATTTTGCCGCACCGTCGAGGCTGGTCACGGTAAAGAAGGGTGACACCGCGACGCTGCATTGCGAGGTACACGGTGACACCCCGGTCACCGTCACCTGGTTGAAGGGCGGGAAAATCGAGTTAAATCCGTCGACGAACTATCGGTAAAGCTGAGATTAATTTCGAAACATTTTAAGGAAATTTCAGCCGTGCTTTTCAATGAACATTTTCTTCCGGATAAAAGGGTCACGGTGAAACGAGAAGTAACACCGGACGGTGTGATAGCACAATTACAAATTTCATCGGCTGAAGCGTCCGACAGCGGCGCGTATTTTTGTCAGGCGAGTAATCTCTACGGTCGGGATCAACAACTGGTGCAACTCCTCGTGCAAGGTACAATTAATCCATCGACGAGAAAATCCACGTGGAAACGGTTCGATAATGAGAATTTTCTTGTTCCAGAACCACCTCAGCCACCTAATTCCCTGGAAACAGCGATGGTTGCCAGTCGAAGTATCAACGTAAAGTGGCAACATAAATCTCAAGATAGCAGCGAGGTGACCAAATATATTCTTCAGTACAAAGAAGGCGATGGTGATTATTGCCTTATTTAAAGAGTATAATCAAGGCAACACTTTAAttgcaatatttaaatatcattatttcttattcaaaTAGGTGGCATGTGGCAGCAGCAAGAATTCACTGGTCCACCTTTACCGTACGCTGCCCTGATCGATGAATTAAAACCAGCAACCAGATACACGATACGCGTGATCGCGGAAGGACCAGCTGGTAGATCGGTACCATCGGCTGAGCTGGTTGTCAGGACCGAGCCACAAAGACCGGCTGGACCTCCGATTAATCTTGCAGCCAGAGCTCTGTCCTCGTCTGAAATTTTAATCACTTGGTCGCCACCGTTGCCCGAACTTCGACACGGTGACATCCAGGGATTCAACGTAGGCTACAGAGAAACGAGGTAGAAACGATCGATCTCGATGCAACTGCGCTTCGAATAATTCCgtcaaatataataaagtttaaaatgataattcagaatttaattatacaaatagTTTGGAACGCATTTAACGGTTCGAGTTGAGAAACTCCATTACGTTAGGAATCTTCTTTCAGTTCCGCAAATCCCTCGTACAACTTCAGCTCCGTGTCCGGGGACGGAGAAGAAGGGGGCGCAGAACTTCGACTAACAGGTCTTCGACCCTACACAAAGTACACTTTGGTGGTTCAAGCGTATAATCAAGTTGGATCTGGACCACTTTCCGAGCCCTTGCTCACACAGACACTCGAAGATGGTGAGAGATACTCTTAGGAACGTGAATTACCGtaaagtttgaaatattagGAATAGATTGatgagaaaatgaaatttcttcagTTCCGAGTATGCCACCGGAAGACGTAAGATGCGCAGCATTGACTTCGCAGTCTCTTCAGGTAACTTGGGAACCACCTCCTAATACGCACAGTAATGGTATTATTCAAGGGTACAAATTGCATTACGAACCGATCTTGGCAGACATCTGGCGCAGTGTCGATGAAATGGAAGTAAGCATGAATTATCTCATTTTTGATCACCAACTTGTTCTCTACTAAATTTCTTCGATTACACGTTCGTATTTAGGTTCGTAAAACTAGCGCACTGACTACCGTGCTTACGGGGCTGAGAAAATATACTAATTACACTATTCAAGTATTAGCCTTCACAAGAGTGGGAGATGGAGTACCTACCACTGCAACTTATTGTCAAACCGAAGAAGATGgtaaaaatttcttattttaattaaaaattcaatcatTGAAATAGTTATTTACAAgattaagaaattttatagTGCCAGGAAGTCCAGCAGACATTAAAGTGGTAGTTAGCTCGCCACAGGCGCTCTTCATCTCTTGGCTTCCACCCCTTGAACCAAAtggaattattataaaatataatctcTATACAAGGTATAATTTCATTACATCAATTATATTTCTACACTTtaacaattatgaaaattatattttacaggGTTGTGGATGGTCGAGAGGAACTGAATCATGGTAAAAAAACACTGCCAGCCACGAATACTTTCTTCGAGGCCACTGATTTACAGCAGCACGTAGAGTATCAATTTTGGGTGACCGGTAGCACCCGCgtaggcgaaggtcaaagtTCCAGGGTGGCTGCACAGGTACCAACGAATCGGGTACCAGCGAGAATCACCTCCTTCGGAGGTCACGTAGTGCGACCGTGGAGAGGTTCTGCCACCCTAGCCTGCAACGCGGTTGGAGATCCAACCAGAGAATGGTACAAAGGTGCAGCCGAACAAATTCGTACAGACACCACCAGAAACATACAAATCTTACCATCCGGCGAGCTCGTCCTATCTAATTTACAATCACAAGATGGCGGTAATTACACTTGCCAAGTGGAGAACGCTCAAGGAAGCGACAAGCTGCACTATACTTTGACCGTGCAAGGTGAGATTTAAAATCAAGTCAACTGGTGACTAATGTTgcattaatatataaaatgaaatactatttgaatttttcatagtGCCGCCCAGTGCACCTGTTCTCTACGTAACAAGTTCCACGTCGAGTAGTATTTTATTGCACTGGAAACCTGGACACTCTGGTGGTGCTCCACTCACAGGGTACACGTTGCATTATAGAACCACTCATGGCAATCTGGACGAGTTACAATTATCTCGTCATGCTACGAGTCACGAATTAAAGGTAGATTCTTAAATGACTAGTAAGATATGCAAAACTTGTCGCTAACATAAAGCGAACCAATCGTTCTTATTAATCTTCAGGGTCTCCTATGCGGAAACACGTACCAATTATACCTGACATCTCATAATAAAATTGGTAGCAGCCCATCGTCGCCTGTCCTTTCGGTTCGAACGCAAGGACAGGCGCCAGGAATACCTCCAGCCGCAGCGTTCCTCAGTCCAAACTCGACCACGCTGGTTCTTCGACTTCACGTGTGGCCCGACAACGGTTGTCCGATCCTCTACTTCGTGATTCAATACAGACCTATCAACGAGTTCCACTGGACGCTGGTGTCGAACAGCGTGAAAATGCAACGACGATTCGTCGTGACGAATCTGCAGCCAAGCTCCGTCTATCAGCTTAAAGTCGAAGCCCATAACGTAGCCGGCAGTAACCAAGCGGAGTTCACGTTCGTAACGTTGACGAAGGAAGGCGGTAAGCTTGAGAATGTAAATTTTACAGCGAACCATCAACCAGTCCCGAACGAATAAGAAAATCACGTGTCTGGTGATCGTTTCGATATTAAACCAATTATATCCAAAAGCACTGTGTTCCTGATACGTTGCAGAACCGCCGCCCCCAGAATTGTCGAAACGCGGGATCACGTCAGCGGTACCGTTTTACGCGGACGTGAAGGTGATGCTCCCTTTGATCGCGGCCACCATTGCCCTGCTCGTTGCTGTGGTGATCGTAGCCCTTCGTTGGCGAAGCAGTAAGTTGTATTGTCAGTTGGTACGAAGGCTATTCTACAAGTTGGACGCACGCATTTCGATTCGTATATCCGCAGGATATCTAGGTGAGAGAATGCAACGTCCGATGAAAGAGACCCAGGAGAATCAACAGAACGCGGAGACTCAAAGGGAACGTTACTACGCGACGATTCACAAGGTGGCTTTGCAACAAGGTGCAGGGCCCGACAAGATTCCAGGTGAACCTTTGTTACGATACGGACGGCAGCCAGGTTTGGTACTATAATTGTTGTTCAGGTAAAAAGTCGCACGCGTAGCGCTGTTCAGACGGCAACTGAACAGACCCGTTAGCGATCGATTCAAGTTCACGAGCGAAGGTGgattattttctaacattttcCATCAATtcattgtatttttattttatgttgcCTCTCTTCGTGCGATCGCTGTTCAGTGTTCTCGTTGAATGTTTTCTCATGCATCGCTTTTGTTTCCATTCATTGTTTTTCGTATTCCTTAGACATAGCATTCCCTTACGAGAACTTTGGGAAATTGTTTAATGAGATAAGTTAGAGGAAGCTTGTAGTGCAGTGTGCGCTGAAGAATCATTCTATTTCAGAGAACATCATGAGAATGATACTTGAAATGTTCTATTCTCGTAATGTTCTCTTCGAGTAACAATTCGTCTTTCAAAATCGTGATTCGCGTCATTGCTGTCTTCGTTTGCCTATTTTTGTGCTATAATAAAGAACCTGGTTTAGACAGCAGTGATTTtccattgaaaattaaaaatcatacgGACAAAGTAGAATCGTGAGACGTATTGATAGAAGTGAAAATCGATTGACAGCTAAACAATTCATCCCGACGCGATTTGAAAGGTAGGCAATGCCTCTGATGGGTTACAGAGACAGCGGAGGACATCTCGCCGTACGCTACGTTCCAGCTTTCGGAGGGTGGCGGGGGAAGCCTGGCAGGGTTGGGAGGGTTGGGAGGACTGGGAAGCGCGGCGGAAGCTTCGGCGGCCGGTCTCCACCCGAACAATACGCTTCTACACAGTTTCATGTATCACGAGCACGCCATGACCGAAGGCTGCGCAAGCCCTCCACCTGCCGCGACGGTATTACCTGATATGATACGCTTTTCCGAagcatcgttctttgtttgaaattaGAAGCAATTCAATTACGATAATTACAGAGCATGAAGAGTGTTTCTTCGAGGAGGCGACAGCAGAGAAAGCAACAAACTCCGGGCGACGTCGAGAGCGACGAGAGCGAGTCTGACCCGGATCAACTGACGAGCTCTCGCACGGAGTCTTCCAACCAGCTGGACGCTGGGAAACTCAAACATAGTAAATCTATCGTTACAATTAAGAGATTAGTTATTCTTCGATCCTGtaatgtttgaaaattgttatttcaGTTCGAGCCGTTTCAGACTTCATTTATCACGGTACGTCGAGCACTTCTTCAGACATCTCACCCATGTCAGAGCAGAAGTCTCTCCCTCGAAGAGGACGATCTAGGTAATCTAGCTTCCGTTTTTCATTAGGTAATAAGAATCGCATAAATGCATCGTTGATCGTTTACAATACAGTATACTAAACTGAAACATAGTATCAATCATATTTTCACCCGTAGTAAGTTCATTTCTTTGGCTGTCCCGTAAGATGGCATGTTCCCAGCAGGAGCTCCCTACGTACGCTATTACCGCCGATCTCGGTGGCGGAGACCACGTTCGTAGGAGGTAATCAGGGGAACGTTGTGCCGGGGAACGGTGATCGCGCCGATCGGCCGGAGCTCAGCGAAGCAGAGTGTGACATCGACTCCTTGAAGAAGCTGAAACTCGGTCTTAGGAGCTCGCTGTGGTCAAGGCCGAGTACCCAAAATAATCCTTCCTCCGACTACTCTATCGCCGTTTAATTCGTTCACTATCTCGTCCCGTGTGCCTCCTCTTCTTTCCCGTGTGTCCACGGTAGGCCAAGTAAGTATCTTCTTCCTTACCCTTTTCTCCCCCATGGTCCAAAGAGTTAGATAAACGAATCCTTCTATCTGGTGTCTCGTCGAATCTTCCGACGTGGTtagattaaaaaagaaaaagaaaatgatgaaaGACAGAAGACAGGACGCGAGTCCGGTTTCCACTTTTCTCTCTGTCGATTATagatgaaaattaaagaattatatTCGTTGCTAGGGAACGGCAGATGGCTCGATCATAGATAACGAGGAGAAATCGTTGACGAGAATGAGGAACACGCGTGCGACATCGTTGAAAGTATGAAAAGCCTGATACACGGCAATGTTTTTCAACCGGAACCTTGTCGTACCATtgtctttctcttctttatctATGGAATAACGAGATATTACAACCGTGCATGCGTGCAGATGAATTTGAGCGAATGGTGAAGAGATTGAATGAGTTAATCGCGTGTGTAGGAGTGCGTGCCAAACGACAATTTGCTCAGACCGCTGCGACTCGTTTGCTGGCGACCCATTCGAGACCAAAGACTTAATCGTACGAACAGAGCACGGGAAAGTCCTCCGAGAATCGGCTCGTCATGGAAAACGACGCCGCGGAAATTATTACCGATACGAGGAAGTTTCGCTTGAAACGCGAAACACGATCGTTTCCAGCCTACTTCGAACGTTGCTCCTTTCAACCGGAGTTAGAAACTACGAATGGAAGAACAGGTGAATTAAAGATTGAGAAAACGTTTACTAGATTCCGAAGGATTTCATTATTACGCAATTAATTACCACGAACGCGTAACTCTCGATGCAAACCGGCAGGATTTATTTTGGTCACGATGTACTCGCTGTTCTAATACGACTCGTTCTTAGATTCTAGACAAGTCCGTTGTTATTTTTTGCAGCCACGTAGCCGGGTTCGCTTGTTGCGACATTCAGCAACTCtcaaattaatttaacgaGCAACGTTCGTAGAAAAGCGTTCCTCTTAAATTCTTCAGACTGATTCCCTTCGTTCTTCCGATCAATTATAGATTACGTTATCATTGCTGCCATCCGATTATTTCGAGAAACAGAGAGCGTCGTTTTCCATGGTCGCGCTGGTCTCACCTGTGTCCAGTGCGTGCGTGGTATTAGAATCGGGATGAGAGTTCGAAGGCGAGTGGCGATTTGGCCGTTTTACGCATCTATTAGAATTATTGAGGGAACGTGTtaagacgacgacgacgatgacgacgacgatCGATCGTCGAAGGTTGGGCTCTGTTGCATTGTAAAGTTTATACGTACGTCTAACACCGTTGATTACTTTAAGTCCATTATTAATCCTAAGACTTCTAAGTAAGGCATTATTTCCTCGCGTGCCCCGGTCGCACGTTCCTCTCCCGCTCTGTACATTTTTGCCGTGCCGACGAAACGCTAGTCTTTGGCGTCCCTTTCGACGCGACAAGTTCATCGTTTACACCGATATCCATCTTCGTATGTCGCGCACTTTAATCGTTAAGACTCGCGTCTTGATCGTTTTGCGCGGCCGACGACTGACGCGTTGTTTCGTATCTTTTCTTAATCGTTAATTAGAAGCGTAATCGGGGGCGTTGAAatcaaagaaagaaaagagcgTGCTCGAGCCGCGACAAATTCGAGCGTACCCTCTCACAGACTGATTTCGAAAGTAAAAATAACGCGACGCGTTATTTAGAATCTAAACGGGGCTCGTTTACACGTATCGTGTTCGGTGATGACGAATTTCAATTCTTCCACGACACTGCCATTTCGCTGACTACTCGATTCTGAACGTGCCAAATTCACTGGCCGACTTCCTACTTCCGGGCAAAACGATAATTGTTACGTGATCTTTTCATTCGTATCCGTTAGCAGGCTTTTTCCGAACCGTAGAACGAATGGGTGTTTTTTCGAGAAACTTTACGATACTCGTCGAACGATCGATGATCTTTTAAGTTCCATTATCGGTGCGCGACACTGCGAAGACCAGGGCATAGGtatacgtatacatatataaatttatataaatatatatatgtacttaAAGCGCGTGTAACCGCAACACATACGATACGATATATGAATGTATATACGAGAAAGCACGTCAATCAAACTCGTAGAGTTCGATTAATTTGTTAGACCCTTATTCGGAAAACGGGTATCGTTTTATCGTTTTATAGTAACGATAACAGttttgtacattttttcttATGTCACCGACCGACTAACGTCCGACAGAACGACGACTGCATACGTTTATCCGGATTCTTTCGATATccgattgttttttcttccgAGAATTCCTGGCTTCCGGTTGATCAGCTCCGAATATTTGACAACGTTTCGTGTGATAAATTTGTCCGTTTCTTTCGCGCACAATTATACCGTAGACGCTACAATTTCATTCAAATAAGTGGAACTCTATCGTACTTTTTTATCGATCTAAGAAACTTTATTCCAGCGCGACTGGAAGCCAGGAATTCTTCGGAATCCTACTGCCAATCATTTTCTCTCCGTTAATCGTTGATCGAACAATCGAGCCCCACGATGCTACGAACGGTAGGTTTTAATTAAAGCGGTGACGTCACTTGGAACAACTCGAAATACACTGAATGCATCGTGTTGCACTCGCGTGCATACAAGGATCAGAGAAGGTAATTgattattgaattaaatgaCGCATGCTCCACTGATGAATCCAGATTGATGGTGTAAACCATGCGtgtgaaattatattttcaagcGACGAATCTTATCGAGAAATACTCCGGATCATTTGAAAGCTAATAATTGATCGTCAAACGATGGACTCCGAATATTGGACTCCTGGATATTACAAGGTGtctgttaattaaatttctcgtTGAATTTGTACGAGGAAGCACGTTTATTTTCAGTCAAGTCAGTATTTGAAGTTACGTCACCGATTTGACCGCGTTTGCGAACGAACGAAGACGTGGGGAGTGAGCAAATCAAACGAACAATTATTACTGTAACTACTATTAGCATcgttgtaaaaaaaaaatacaataataaaagatGAGAGATAagaaaagcaaaaaaaaaaaaagaagagaagaaatcTCATGGAGCGAATGGGAATTGTGCGAGAGTGAAGCAAGATTCTAATCTATGGTGGTGTAGCCATGTGTGGAGGGACGTCGAATGCCTCATCGACAATCCcgtatttttttctctctctgtttCACGCGATCATCGAGCAAACGATGTGTTAAACAGATGCTACGAAGTTTCGAAGCATTGCGTCGATCGTAGAGTCGATAAAATAAATCGATATCCTGTAAAGATACTAGACGAGAATTTGACGATTCTTTTTGCCCCATCCTCTGGCAAACGAAAGATCGAACCAGATCAATCAATCGTTTCACCAGCAACGAAATCGTTTCACAAGCACGATTCGATTACGTAACAAGAGTACAATAGACACTCGAGAACGGATTGTTGTTACAAATACGATTGTTTAATAGAAAAAGTACAATACGGACACACAGAAAATAGAATTTGACTAATATCCAGTTAGTTCGGCGAACGTGGAGTCCATGTCGTCGCagatatatttgtatttttctttctccctgAACAGAAAATCTGAAAGCCAGAAACGAagagaaatatattaaaatattcattataaTTAGAGAAATGAGAGGAGCGTTAAAATATACCTTCTCTTGCATCCAATTCTTTGGAAAAGACTTTAACCATCTTTTCTGCGATGATGGCCCTCTTTTCGGCAGCTTTCAATTTCACCTTCAATTCCTTCAATTGTGCTTTGAATTCTTCCACCCTTTGATTGGCCTACGAAAATAAAAACGACGAAATCGATTGCTTAATTATGTTACAAAGCACAATGGTACTACCTTTTCTTCGGATACTTCTAAAGATTTCAATATATTACCAACGATGAAGAGTTCATCCTCTCGTTCCACGATCTTCCtataaattattaagaaaagagaggaaaaattgaaggaaatttatgaatattattattatacataattaCGTACGCTTCGCTAGATTTCACCCTCTCTTCAGCAGCCTCCAATTCGTCTTCTACAAAGGCTAATTTTCTAGATATCTCGTCCGACTTTGTATCAGCGTCTTCAGCGATCAGTCTCGCTTCTTTCAGCTGAGCCATCAGCTGGTCCATTCTCTCTTCGTCCTGTTTGCTCCTGTTTTCCAAAACTTTACAGATactaaaaaaagagaagaaccGTTCATCGAACGAAACCTGAAAACGTTTGATTAAAACGAACCGTTTCGCATCCTCCGCGGTTTCCATCGCCTGTGCCAGCTTTGCCTGCGCCGTCAAACGACGTTCCTCGGACTTTTCTAAGTTTTGCAAGCATTGCTGCATCTTTCTATTCAAAACCGCCAATTCTGACTGTGTCTGTCCtcgttgaaatgaaaaaaaaaaggggggaagGTTTCAGTAAAAATCTAATGATTCTTGGATATTACACACAATTTGAACAAATTACTAACCACGATGTACACTCTTTCTTTCTGTTCAAGGTCCCTGTTCGACTTTTCCAATTGAGCTTTGCTCAGTTCCAAATCACGCTCCATCTGCACCAGCTTCTTTGCAAGTTCCCGGACCTCGTCCCTCAGCTTTTCTTCTCGTCGATTCGCCTCCTTCGCCTGTTGATCGCACATATCAGCCCTGTCCATCGCCAGATCCTTTTCAATCTTCAGTGTTTGCAATCGTTTCTTGATCGCGTTCATGACTGACGTCGAACTATGCGGAAAAATGGAGCAGGTAAATCTTACGATTAAAATTCCTTTCCTTCTTACCAACGTCTATCTTTCCTTTCGTGCGAAAATAATCAAGCTAATTATTATTCAGAAGGAAatctaattaatattttgttaaagaAGGGCAAAATATTTGATGCACTTCCTCGCTACCCCTTGACAAATACACTTTTCGACACTCGTACACTTCTACGTTAAAACCCGATCCGATCTACTCGTGTGATAagtattaaaaacaaaattcgtGTAGACGAAATTCTACGGTCTATCAAAGCAAAGCTCGCGGGTTACTGCACTCGGTGACCGGCGAGGACAATGCTTTATAGACTCAAAGAAATGCAAAAGAACCTAACAGTCCGTTTCTTTAGTTAGACGCAAACGAATTCCTCGACTTCTCCAGACGTTTATACTCTTTTCAATCCCTCGATTGACACAAAGCTGTTGGCTCGAATGTTAACAGGTACACGTTAAAATTTACATGTACCGATAACATTAACTAACAAGTCTTTTTGtattattcaaaattgatgcaaatatttttcacgtTTCGATTACACTTGCAattggaattttatttattcctcttatttcattttaaatattaaagaatctaATACCAtcttttagaaaaatttcacacttttctATATTTCTCTTCTATAGAGGGTGTTTCAAAGGTAAAAATAAGAGATCATAAAGGTCTATGGGTGACTCGAGAATTGAAAAGTCAATTTTTAATCACTTAATCAGACATAGGTGTAGGAACAAGGTGTGGAAAACACTGATTAATTAGAGCGacgtatattttttttaaataccatttattgaaaatacagATTTGAGAGATATTGATAAAAAGGGGGCGCAGTATCTTGCTTTCGTGATCAGCAATTCTTCTTCGACgtttctgaaagaaaaataaccgGAATCGTGAAATCAATCGGGAAGAAAGAGACGATCGTTTCTGAAAGCAACTAAAGGGCCAGTTTTCACCGGACCCGAAGTCTTGGCGTGGTGTTAAGCGAAGCAAAGCAAATTTTATTAGGAAACTAGCAGTGTGCGCTCTTTATTCATCGTGTTAATTGCAGAATTTGCGTAGCAAGTTATTCATGAAGCCCCATAAACTGGTCCACGATACACTATAACGAATGAAGCCAGCATAGCTGAGGCACAGCCGACCGATGTAACAACGTTTCGTTGTTAAATGTAGCGAATAAGCGGATGCACAGAatggcaaaaataaaaaggaactCGGTCCGTTCGAGTGGTATTAATATCCTGTCATTTCCGCGAACGTCGCGTCCATGTCGTCGCAGACCGCCTTGTActtctccttttcttctctGAGTTCGTCTGAAACGGaagaattatttgaaaatataaaagatcAACATCGATAACGCGTCCGATCCTTTACCTTCCTTCGTGTCGACCTCCTTCAACAATTTCTTCACGGTCCTCTCAGCCATTACGGCGCGCTTCTCGGCCGCCCTCAATTTCTTCTTCAGCTCCTTCAGTTGTAGTTTAAAGTCTTCTACTCGTTGATTAGCCTAGAtgaagaaatttttcatttttcaaatagaaATGAAAGATAATCGAATGCAAATTAAGATACCTTTTCCTCGGATACTTCTAAAGATTTCACGATATTCTGCACGATGAACAGCTCGTCCTCTCGTTCTATGATTTTCCTACAAAAACGTACACCATGCGTATCAACGAAGTGCCGTgataagaagagaaaagaagaaggtaACGTAATTATACAAACGCCTCGCTGGTTTTCACCCTCTCCTCGGCGCCCTCCAATTCCTCTTCAACGAGCTGCAACTTCTTCGAGATCTCGTCAGACTTGGCATCAGCGTCTTCAGCTATTAATCTAGCGTCCTTTAATTCCTGCATCAACTTCTCCGTACGCTCCTCGTCCAGCCGACTTCTGTCTTCCAACACTTTGCACATTCTGAGATGAAAAGAAAGATATTCACGCATTTCAATTTGCACTGATTCAATTTGTTTAGAAAAATTGTGTATTCGAAATGAAACCTTCGCGCATCATCCGCTAGCTCTGAGGCACGTCCAAGCTTCGTCTGAGCAGTGAGACGCAGCTCCTCCTTCTTCGTAAGCGACGCCTCGATTTCTTGCACTCTTTTTGTCAATGTTGTTCGATCTTGTTCTGCCTGTTTTACGAGATTCATCGATTACTTTTGAGTGAAAAACATTCTTCCTATCGATCTAacacctttttcttttacgtACCCTGGACCAAGATTTTTCGCATTGC comes from Osmia bicornis bicornis chromosome 4, iOsmBic2.1, whole genome shotgun sequence and encodes:
- the LOC114876521 gene encoding Down syndrome cell adhesion molecule-like protein Dscam2 isoform X1, whose amino-acid sequence is MLARCLICIGAVAAVTSAGGHGFDAHLRGPSFVIEPSSRVEFSNSSGAWLDCTATGSPPPNIDWSTADGHPVNDVSGVRRVLRNGTLVLLPFPAAAFRQDVHSAAYRCVASNSVGRVLSRDVQVRAVVAQAYKVDVEVIGGASRGCTAVLRCVVPSFVKDLVRVVSWLQEPSFYIYPSLQGDGKFHLLPTGELLVHSLEFNDQIHGYRCRTMHRLTRQVVVSSMANVRIADHRGVMPPVILENSGVVHVAQDESTSLVCVAQACPTPEYRWYAQTGSEPMLVLSGPRTRLLGTVLALEAVTLEDSGIYRCSAANPGGEASAEIRLIVTAPLHVEVTPPLLSVHLGGNAEFRCEVSTHPQAGPHFVTWYKDGRQLPGTGRQSELLRLNGIGREDRGMYQCIVRRAEGDTAQASAELQLGDAPPMLLYSFIEQTLQPGPAVSLKCSAAGNPTPQVSWALDGFPLPTNGRFVIGQYVTVHGDVISHVNISHVMVEDGGEYSCTAENRAGKVTHAARLNVYGLPYIRLIPKVTAVAGETLRLKCPVAGHPIEEIKWERANRELPDDLRQKVLPDGTLVITSVQKKGDAGVYTCSARNKQGHSARRSGDVAVIVPPIIEPFTFQEGLSEGMRTRTVCGVAAGDPPLTISWLKDGQTPFPLPPNLASVANVSQLDPYSSLLSITNLAAEHSGDYTCVAANPAAEVRYTAKLQVKVPPRWIVEPTDVSVERNKHVALHCQAQGVPTPTIVWKKATGSKSGEYEELRERAYTKILSNGTLLLQHVKEDREGFYLCQASNGIGSGIGKVVQLKVNSSPYFAAPSRLVTVKKGDTATLHCEVHGDTPVTVTWLKGGKIELNPSTNYRVTVKREVTPDGVIAQLQISSAEASDSGAYFCQASNLYGRDQQLVQLLVQEPPQPPNSLETAMVASRSINVKWQHKSQDSSEVTKYILQYKEGDGGMWQQQEFTGPPLPYAALIDELKPATRYTIRVIAEGPAGRSVPSAELVVRTEPQRPAGPPINLAARALSSSEILITWSPPLPELRHGDIQGFNVGYRETSSANPSYNFSSVSGDGEEGGAELRLTGLRPYTKYTLVVQAYNQVGSGPLSEPLLTQTLEDVPSMPPEDVRCAALTSQSLQVTWEPPPNTHSNGIIQGYKLHYEPILADIWRSVDEMEVRKTSALTTVLTGLRKYTNYTIQVLAFTRVGDGVPTTATYCQTEEDVPGSPADIKVVVSSPQALFISWLPPLEPNGIIIKYNLYTRVVDGREELNHGKKTLPATNTFFEATDLQQHVEYQFWVTGSTRVGEGQSSRVAAQVPTNRVPARITSFGGHVVRPWRGSATLACNAVGDPTREWYKGAAEQIRTDTTRNIQILPSGELVLSNLQSQDGGNYTCQVENAQGSDKLHYTLTVQVPPSAPVLYVTSSTSSSILLHWKPGHSGGAPLTGYTLHYRTTHGNLDELQLSRHATSHELKGLLCGNTYQLYLTSHNKIGSSPSSPVLSVRTQGQAPGIPPAAAFLSPNSTTLVLRLHVWPDNGCPILYFVIQYRPINEFHWTLVSNSVKMQRRFVVTNLQPSSVYQLKVEAHNVAGSNQAEFTFVTLTKEGEPPPPELSKRGITSAVPFYADVKVMLPLIAATIALLVAVVIVALRWRSRYLGERMQRPMKETQENQQNAETQRERYYATIHKVALQQGAGPDKIPGEPLLRYGRQPETAEDISPYATFQLSEGGGGSLAGLGGLGGLGSAAEASAAGLHPNNTLLHSFMYHEHAMTEGCASPPPAATSMKSVSSRRRQQRKQQTPGDVESDESESDPDQLTSSRTESSNQLDAGKLKHIRAVSDFIYHGTSSTSSDISPMSEQKSLPRRGRSRWHVPSRSSLRTLLPPISVAETTFVGGNQGNVVPGNGDRADRPELSEAECDIDSLKKLKLGLRSSLWSRPSTQNNPSSDYSIAV